The following coding sequences lie in one Arabidopsis thaliana chromosome 3, partial sequence genomic window:
- a CDS encoding Phototropic-responsive NPH3 family protein (Phototropic-responsive NPH3 family protein; FUNCTIONS IN: signal transducer activity; INVOLVED IN: response to light stimulus; EXPRESSED IN: 11 plant structures; EXPRESSED DURING: 6 growth stages; CONTAINS InterPro DOMAIN/s: NPH3 (InterPro:IPR004249), BTB/POZ fold (InterPro:IPR011333), BTB/POZ-like (InterPro:IPR000210); BEST Arabidopsis thaliana protein match is: Phototropic-responsive NPH3 family protein (TAIR:AT5G13600.1).) — MKRWTNLGFVDTIYEDEDYVDHHSSSLSSSSSSLSLSPKQPINLSSSPSMELESRVHKWSLANNSKPDVFVNVGGTRFHLHKDPLSKSGYLKRHLTGVNELTLSPPLNITAETFSLVAGFCYGAHIELTPSNVVSLRIAVEVLLITEADDGGRVRDSLRNLTESYLRRVVFVNVDYIQIVLRSCLLLLPESETTAFLIGRCVEALMEIGDGDCVNEFLEEAVKLPAGDFNVVADAVQQRFPRHDLLYRIVDAYVKVKREHDGEMTEEEKVQICNSIDCDKLSPPLLLHAVQNPKMPLRFIVRAMLQEQLNTRHSIMVAAVAASCAAPTGVRHREIATEARDSSVTLGSLLQRDTAARQNCRLRAAMNSTSSRIESLEKELDTMKRFLSKESEKQKSDRNIVESRSRSVMDSARSASFHCVHQPSNVNKTQRGDRGSVSNLSTTYRRRRASPPQAQPQKSIGKRLIMGIKNAFSTSSKQVPKKNAYAVEEIYDGLEDFVWIKDDNDDNISEELHSHYIKNK, encoded by the exons ATGAAGCGATGGACAAACTTAGGGTTTGTTGATACGATTTATGAAGACGAAGACTACGTAGatcatcactcttcttctttatcttcttcttcttcatctttgtctctttctccTAAACAACCtatcaatctctcttcttctccttcaatgGAGCTTGAATCTCGAGTCCATAAATG gTCGTTGGCTAATAACTCTAAACCTGATGTATTCGTAAATGTGGGAGGCACAAGGTTCCATCTTCACAAG GATCCTCTGTCAAAGAGTGGCTATTTAAAACGCCACCTAACGGGCGTTAACGAATTAACTCTCTCACCGCCGTTAAACATAACGGCTGAAACGTTTTCGTTAGTTGCCGGTTTCTGTTACGGCGCTCACATTGAGTTAACGCCGTCCAATGTCGTTTCGTTGAGAATCGCCGTGGAGGTTCTTCTGATTACGGAAGCTGACGACGGAggaagagttagagatagcTTGAGGAACTTGACGGAGTCTTATCTCCGACGAGTCGTCTTCGTAAACGTTGATTACATTCAGATCGTTCTCCGTTCgtgccttcttcttcttccggaGTCTGAAACGACGGCGTTTCTGATCGGACGTTGTGTAGAAGCTTTGATGGAAATCGGAGACGGTGATTGCGTTAACGAGTTTCTAGAAGAAGCTGTTAAACTTCCCGCCGGCGATTTTAACGTCGTCGCTGACGCCGTGCAGCAGCGGTTCCCGCGTCACGATTTGCTTTATAGAATCGTTGATGCTTATGTGAAGGTAAAAAGG GAACATGACGGAGAGATGACGGAGGAAGAGAAGGTTCAGATATGTAATTCGATAGACTGTGACAAACTCTCGCCCCCTTTACTACTTCACGCTGTTCAAAACCCGAAAATGCCCCTGAGGTTTATAGTTCGGGCGATGCTACAAGAGCAGCTCAACACTCGCCACTCGATCATGGTAGCTGCTGTTGCTGCGTCCTGCGCGGCTCCTACTGGTGTTCGACACAGAGAGATTGCCACAGAGGCGAGAGACTCCTCCGTGACGCTTGGATCGCTCCTCCAGCGAGATACGGCGGCGAGGCAAAACTGTCGGCTAAGAGCTGCGATGAATTCCACAAGCTCGAGGATTGAAAGCCTAGAGAAAGAGCTCGACACAATGAAGAGATTCCTATCGAAAGAATCAGAGAAGCAGAAATCGGACCGGAATATCGTGGAGTCGAGGTCAAGAAGCGTGATGGATTCTGCTCGATCCGCGAGTTTCCATTGCGTTCACCAACCGAGTAACGTAAACAAGACGCAGAGAGGCGATAGAGGTTCTGTTTCAAACCTGAGCACAACTTACCGGCGAAGAAGAGCATCTCCACCACAAGCACAACCGCAGAAAAGTATCGGAAAAAGACTGATTATGGGAATAAAGAATGCTTTCTCTACATCATCCAAACAAGTACCCAAGAAAAATGCATATGCAGTAGAGGAGATTTATGATGGATTAGAAGACTTCGTCTGGATCAAAGACGACAATGATGACAACATCTCTGAAGAACTTCACTCTCACTACATTAAGAACAAATAA
- a CDS encoding Translation protein SH3-like family protein (Translation protein SH3-like family protein; FUNCTIONS IN: structural constituent of ribosome; INVOLVED IN: response to cold, translation; LOCATED IN: in 8 components; EXPRESSED IN: 24 plant structures; EXPRESSED DURING: 13 growth stages; CONTAINS InterPro DOMAIN/s: Translation protein SH3-like (InterPro:IPR008991), Ribosomal protein L26, eukaryotic/archaeal (InterPro:IPR005756), Ribosomal protein L24, SH3-like (InterPro:IPR014723), Ribosomal protein L24/L26, conserved site (InterPro:IPR005825), KOW (InterPro:IPR005824); BEST Arabidopsis thaliana protein match is: Translation protein SH3-like family protein (TAIR:AT5G67510.1); Has 1113 Blast hits to 1113 proteins in 414 species: Archae - 314; Bacteria - 5; Metazoa - 375; Fungi - 141; Plants - 96; Viruses - 0; Other Eukaryotes - 182 (source: NCBI BLink).) produces the protein MKYNPRVTSSRRKNRKAHFTASSSERRVIMSSPLSTDLRQKYNVRSMPIRKDDEVQIVRGTYKGREGKVVQVYRRKWVIHIERITREKVNGTTVNVGIQPSKVVITKLRLDKDRKSLLERKAKGRAAADKEKGTKFTSEDVMQNVD, from the coding sequence ATGAAGTACAACCCAAGAGTGACCTCTTCTCGCAGAAAGAACAGGAAGGCTCATTTCACAGCTTCCTCCAGCGAGAGGCGTGTGATAATGAGCTCTCCTCTCTCCACCGATCTTCGTCAGAAGTACAATGTCAGATCCATGCCGATCCGTAAAGACGACGAGGTTCAGATCGTTCGTGGTACTTACAAGGGACGTGAAGGCAAAGTTGTTCAGGTTTACCGTCGCAAATGGGTGATTCACATCGAGAGAATCACGAGGGAGAAGGTGAATGGAACAACCGTGAACGTTGGGATTCAGCCGTCGAAAGTTGTGATAACGAAGCTTCGTCTTGATAAAGATAGGAAATCGCTTTTGGAGAGGAAGGCTAAGGGACGTGCTGCTGCTGATAAGGAGAAGGGTACTAAGTTTACGTCTGAGGATGTTATGCAGAACGTTGATTAA
- the VDAC5 gene encoding voltage dependent anion channel 5 encodes MSKGPGLFADIGKYAKDLLTRDYSTDQKFSISTNSVSGVALTSTALKNGVLHAANVATQYKYRNTFFDVKIDTDFNVKSLVYPMNKFVSIDHNTLSLCLFFFFT; translated from the exons ATGAGTAAGGGTCCGGGACTATTCGCCGACATCGGAAAATATGCGAAAG ATCTGTTGACGAGAGATTACAGTACCGATCAGAAATTCAGTATCTCCACTAACAGTGTCTCCGGCGTC GCTCTTACTTCCACTGCTCTCAAGAATGGAGTACTACATGCTGCTAATGTTGCCACACAATACAAGTACAGAAACACTTTCTTCGATGTCAAGATCGATACTGATTTCAATGTTAAGTCTCTTGTTTATCCAATGAATAAATTTGTCTCAATTGATCACAATACGCTAAGTTTGtgcctctttttttttttcacttga
- a CDS encoding C2H2 and C2HC zinc fingers superfamily protein (C2H2 and C2HC zinc fingers superfamily protein; FUNCTIONS IN: sequence-specific DNA binding transcription factor activity, zinc ion binding, nucleic acid binding; INVOLVED IN: regulation of transcription; LOCATED IN: intracellular; EXPRESSED IN: 15 plant structures; EXPRESSED DURING: 9 growth stages; CONTAINS InterPro DOMAIN/s: Zinc finger, C2H2-like (InterPro:IPR015880), Zinc finger, C2H2-type (InterPro:IPR007087); BEST Arabidopsis thaliana protein match is: zinc-finger protein 1 (TAIR:AT5G67450.1); Has 7854 Blast hits to 5480 proteins in 142 species: Archae - 0; Bacteria - 0; Metazoa - 6758; Fungi - 30; Plants - 847; Viruses - 0; Other Eukaryotes - 219 (source: NCBI BLink).), with translation MALDTLNSPTSTTTTTAPPPFLRCLDETEPENLESWTKRKRTKRHRIDQPNPPPSEEEYLALCLLMLARGSSDHHSPPSDHHSLSPLSDHQKDYKCSVCGKSFPSYQALGGHKTSHRKPVSVDVNNSNGTVTNNGNISNGLVGQSGKTHNCSICFKSFPSGQALGGHKRCHYDGGNGNSNGDNSHKFDLNLPADQVSDETIGKSQLSGEETKSVL, from the coding sequence ATGGCTCTCGACACTCTCAATTCtcccacctccaccaccacaaccaccGCTCCTCCTCCTTTCCTCCGTTGCCTCGACGAAACCGAGCCCGAAAACCTCGAATCATGGACCAAAAGAAAACGTACAAAACGTCACCGTATAGATCAACCAAACCCTCCTCCTTCTGAAGAAGAGTATCTCGCTCTTTGCCTCCTTATGCTCGCTCGTGGCTCCTCCGATCATCACTCTCCACCGTCGGATCatcactctctttctccacTGTCCGATCATCAGAAAGATTACAAGTGTTCCGTCTGTGGCAAATCTTTCCCGTCTTACCAAGCGTTAGGTGGACACAAAACAAGTCACCGGAAACCGGTTAGTGTCGATGTTAATAATAGTAACGGAACCGTTACTAATAACGGAAATATTAGTAACGGTTTAGTTGGTCAAAGTGGGAAGACTCATAACTGCTCTATATGTTTTAAGTCGTTTCCCTCTGGTCAAGCATTGGGTGGTCACAAACGTTGTCACTATGATGGTGGTAACGGTAACAGTAACGGTGACAATAGCCACAAGTTTGACCTAAATTTACCGGCTGATCAAGTTAGTGATGAGACAATTGGAAAAAGTCAACTCTCCGGTGAAGAAACAAAGTCGGTGttgtga
- a CDS encoding Phototropic-responsive NPH3 family protein (Phototropic-responsive NPH3 family protein; FUNCTIONS IN: signal transducer activity; INVOLVED IN: response to light stimulus; EXPRESSED IN: 11 plant structures; EXPRESSED DURING: 6 growth stages; CONTAINS InterPro DOMAIN/s: NPH3 (InterPro:IPR004249), BTB/POZ fold (InterPro:IPR011333), BTB/POZ-like (InterPro:IPR000210); BEST Arabidopsis thaliana protein match is: Phototropic-responsive NPH3 family protein (TAIR:AT5G13600.1); Has 1290 Blast hits to 750 proteins in 26 species: Archae - 0; Bacteria - 0; Metazoa - 5; Fungi - 0; Plants - 1280; Viruses - 0; Other Eukaryotes - 5 (source: NCBI BLink).), translating into MKRWTNLGFVDTIYEDEDYVDHHSSSLSSSSSSLSLSPKQPINLSSSPSMELESRVHKWSLANNSKPDVFVNVGGTRFHLHKDPLSKSGYLKRHLTGVNELTLSPPLNITAETFSLVAGFCYGAHIELTPSNVVSLRIAVEVLLITEADDGGRVRDSLRNLTESYLRRVVFVNVDYIQIVLRSCLLLLPESETTAFLIGRCVEALMEIGDGDCVNEFLEEAVKLPAGDFNVVADAVQQRFPRHDLLYRIVDAYVKEHDGEMTEEEKVQICNSIDCDKLSPPLLLHAVQNPKMPLRFIVRAMLQEQLNTRHSIMVAAVAASCAAPTGVRHREIATEARDSSVTLGSLLQRDTAARQNCRLRAAMNSTSSRIESLEKELDTMKRFLSKESEKQKSDRNIVESRSRSVMDSARSASFHCVHQPSNVNKTQRGDRGSVSNLSTTYRRRRASPPQAQPQKSIGKRLIMGIKNAFSTSSKQVPKKNAYAVEEIYDGLEDFVWIKDDNDDNISEELHSHYIKNK; encoded by the exons ATGAAGCGATGGACAAACTTAGGGTTTGTTGATACGATTTATGAAGACGAAGACTACGTAGatcatcactcttcttctttatcttcttcttcttcatctttgtctctttctccTAAACAACCtatcaatctctcttcttctccttcaatgGAGCTTGAATCTCGAGTCCATAAATG gTCGTTGGCTAATAACTCTAAACCTGATGTATTCGTAAATGTGGGAGGCACAAGGTTCCATCTTCACAAG GATCCTCTGTCAAAGAGTGGCTATTTAAAACGCCACCTAACGGGCGTTAACGAATTAACTCTCTCACCGCCGTTAAACATAACGGCTGAAACGTTTTCGTTAGTTGCCGGTTTCTGTTACGGCGCTCACATTGAGTTAACGCCGTCCAATGTCGTTTCGTTGAGAATCGCCGTGGAGGTTCTTCTGATTACGGAAGCTGACGACGGAggaagagttagagatagcTTGAGGAACTTGACGGAGTCTTATCTCCGACGAGTCGTCTTCGTAAACGTTGATTACATTCAGATCGTTCTCCGTTCgtgccttcttcttcttccggaGTCTGAAACGACGGCGTTTCTGATCGGACGTTGTGTAGAAGCTTTGATGGAAATCGGAGACGGTGATTGCGTTAACGAGTTTCTAGAAGAAGCTGTTAAACTTCCCGCCGGCGATTTTAACGTCGTCGCTGACGCCGTGCAGCAGCGGTTCCCGCGTCACGATTTGCTTTATAGAATCGTTGATGCTTATGTGAAG GAACATGACGGAGAGATGACGGAGGAAGAGAAGGTTCAGATATGTAATTCGATAGACTGTGACAAACTCTCGCCCCCTTTACTACTTCACGCTGTTCAAAACCCGAAAATGCCCCTGAGGTTTATAGTTCGGGCGATGCTACAAGAGCAGCTCAACACTCGCCACTCGATCATGGTAGCTGCTGTTGCTGCGTCCTGCGCGGCTCCTACTGGTGTTCGACACAGAGAGATTGCCACAGAGGCGAGAGACTCCTCCGTGACGCTTGGATCGCTCCTCCAGCGAGATACGGCGGCGAGGCAAAACTGTCGGCTAAGAGCTGCGATGAATTCCACAAGCTCGAGGATTGAAAGCCTAGAGAAAGAGCTCGACACAATGAAGAGATTCCTATCGAAAGAATCAGAGAAGCAGAAATCGGACCGGAATATCGTGGAGTCGAGGTCAAGAAGCGTGATGGATTCTGCTCGATCCGCGAGTTTCCATTGCGTTCACCAACCGAGTAACGTAAACAAGACGCAGAGAGGCGATAGAGGTTCTGTTTCAAACCTGAGCACAACTTACCGGCGAAGAAGAGCATCTCCACCACAAGCACAACCGCAGAAAAGTATCGGAAAAAGACTGATTATGGGAATAAAGAATGCTTTCTCTACATCATCCAAACAAGTACCCAAGAAAAATGCATATGCAGTAGAGGAGATTTATGATGGATTAGAAGACTTCGTCTGGATCAAAGACGACAATGATGACAACATCTCTGAAGAACTTCACTCTCACTACATTAAGAACAAATAA
- the VDAC5 gene encoding voltage dependent anion channel 5 produces the protein MSKGPGLFADIGKYAKDLLTRDYSTDQKFSISTNSVSGVALTSTALKNGVLHAANVATQYKYRNTFFDVKIDTDFNILTTITSLRSSHRQKPLLPSKCLITTLASWKSNISMITQQLQPLQPYNKTL, from the exons ATGAGTAAGGGTCCGGGACTATTCGCCGACATCGGAAAATATGCGAAAG ATCTGTTGACGAGAGATTACAGTACCGATCAGAAATTCAGTATCTCCACTAACAGTGTCTCCGGCGTC GCTCTTACTTCCACTGCTCTCAAGAATGGAGTACTACATGCTGCTAATGTTGCCACACAATACAAGTACAGAAACACTTTCTTCGATGTCAAGATCGATACTGATTTCAAT ATCCTGACAACCATCACATCACTGAGATCCTCCCATCGACAAAAGCCATTGCTTCCTTCAAAGTGCCTGATTACAACTCTAGCAAG CTGGAAGTCCAATATTTCCATGATCACGCAACAGTTACAGCCGCTGCAGCCTTACAATAAAACCCTCTAA
- a CDS encoding uncharacterized protein (unknown protein; Has 27 Blast hits to 27 proteins in 13 species: Archae - 0; Bacteria - 0; Metazoa - 3; Fungi - 0; Plants - 21; Viruses - 0; Other Eukaryotes - 3 (source: NCBI BLink).), which yields MAKRELSGGDSSSEDEDPKWRAAINSIATTTVYGASATKPAATQSHNYGDFRLKPKKLTHGQIKVKNLLNEMVEKTLDFVEDPVNIPEDKPENDCGVRLFKRCATGIVFDHVDEIRGPKKKPNLRPDKGVEGSSKEFKKRVKSIAVDGSDILTAAVEAAKKASARLDAKEVAAKDKAKKEEERIAELKKVRGEKWLPSIERAMKKEMKRIKHTAWKSAMS from the exons ATGGCTAAACGGGAGTTAAGTGGAGGAGATAGCAGCAGCGAAGATGAAGATCCCAAGTGGAGAGCTGCAATCAATTCGATAGCCACCACCACCGTTTACGGCGCCTCCGCCACGAAACCCGCAGCTACTCAGTCACATAACTATGGAGATTTTCGTCTCAAACCTAAAAAACTAACACATGGGCAAATCAAG GTGAAGAATCTTTTGAATGAAATGGTGGAGAAGACTTTAGACTTTGTTGAAGATCCTGTCAATATTCCTGAGGATAAACCCGAGAATGACTGTGGAGTTCGGTTATTTAAGCGGTGTGCTACTGGCATTGTATTTGATCATGTAG ATGAGATTAGAGGACCTAAAAAGAAGCCTAATTTACGCCCTGACAAAGGAGTTGAAGGAAGCTCTAAAGAG TTTAAGAAACGAGTAAAATCAATTGCTGTTGATGGTTCGGATATTTTAACTGCTGCTGTGGAAGCGGCGAAGAAAGCCTCGGCTAGATTAGATGCGAAAGAAGTGGCAGCGAAAGATAAAGCtaagaaagaggaagagagaatcgCAGAGTTGAAGAAAGTAAGAGGAGAAAAATGGTTACCTTCTATTGAAAGGGcaatgaaaaaggaaatgaag CGTATCAAACATACCGCATGGAAGTCTGCAATGTCgtga
- the VDAC5 gene encoding voltage dependent anion channel 5 (voltage dependent anion channel 5 (VDAC5); FUNCTIONS IN: voltage-gated anion channel activity; INVOLVED IN: anion transport, transmembrane transport; LOCATED IN: mitochondrial outer membrane; EXPRESSED IN: 7 plant structures; EXPRESSED DURING: petal differentiation and expansion stage, E expanded cotyledon stage; CONTAINS InterPro DOMAIN/s: Porin, eukaryotic type (InterPro:IPR001925); BEST Arabidopsis thaliana protein match is: voltage dependent anion channel 2 (TAIR:AT5G67500.1); Has 294 Blast hits to 290 proteins in 43 species: Archae - 0; Bacteria - 0; Metazoa - 5; Fungi - 6; Plants - 279; Viruses - 0; Other Eukaryotes - 4 (source: NCBI BLink).), translating into MSKGPGLFADIGKYAKDLLTRDYSTDQKFSISTNSVSGVALTSTALKNGVLHAANVATQYKYRNTFFDVKIDTDFNVKSLVYPMNKFVSIDHNTLTGYDTTSRTFTKYNVGVSVTKPDQCVSIILGDKGDSIKASYVYYLDESTRSATVGEVIRKISTNETTVTVGGLYAVDHLTNVKAKLNSNGKFGALLQHEGLPKSIVTISGEIDTKTLDKYPRLGLSLSLKP; encoded by the exons ATGAGTAAGGGTCCGGGACTATTCGCCGACATCGGAAAATATGCGAAAG ATCTGTTGACGAGAGATTACAGTACCGATCAGAAATTCAGTATCTCCACTAACAGTGTCTCCGGCGTC GCTCTTACTTCCACTGCTCTCAAGAATGGAGTACTACATGCTGCTAATGTTGCCACACAATACAAGTACAGAAACACTTTCTTCGATGTCAAGATCGATACTGATTTCAATGTTAAGTCTCTTGTTTATCCAATGAATAAATTTGTCTCAATTGATCACAATACGCTAA CTGGGTATGACACCACATCTCGAACTTTCACAAAGTACAACGTCGGAGTCAGTGTCACAAAGCCAGATCAATGTGTCTCCATAATATT GGGAGATAAAGGAGATTCGATCAAAGCCTCTTATGTATATTACCTAGATGAGTCGACGAGAAGCGCAACAGTTGGAGAGGTTATCAGGAAAATCTCAACTAATGAGACAACAGTAACTGTTGGTGGATTGTATGCGGTTGATCACTTAACGAATGTGAAAGCTAAGCTGAACAGTAACGGTAAGTTTGGAGCTCTTCTGCAACACGAGGGCCTTCCAAAATCGATAGTGACAATCTCAGGTGAGATTGATACCAAGACATTAGACAAGTACCCAAGGTTAGGTCTCTCGCTTTCCCTTAAACCTTGA